One region of Manis pentadactyla isolate mManPen7 chromosome 9, mManPen7.hap1, whole genome shotgun sequence genomic DNA includes:
- the LOC118933078 gene encoding olfactory receptor 52B6-like, whose amino-acid sequence MTLLSANSTAALNSSDTRTAGCLLTGIPGLEHLHIWLSIPFCTMYVAAMTGNGILICIILSQPSLNEPMYIFLSMLASADILLSTSTVPKALANFWLGSRHISFDGCLTQMFFIHFLFVADSAILLAMAFDRYVAICLPLRYATILTSTVIGKIMAATLTRSFTIMFPSVFLLKRLHYCRINIIEHTFCEHMGIARLSCSDISINVWYGLAAALLSTGLDIVLIAVSYIHILQAVFRLPSQNARSKALSTCGSHVCVILLFYIPALFSVFAYRFGGRRIPRYVHILLANLYVVIPPMLNPIIYGVRTKQILEGAKQMFSNLDKETK is encoded by the coding sequence ATGACTCTTTTATCTGCTAACAGCACAGCTGCTCTGAACAGTTCTGACACTCGCACAGCAGGCTGCCTCCTCACTGGCATCCCTGGACTGGAGCACCTACACATCTGGCTCTCCATCCCCTTCTGCACCATGTATGTAGCTGCCATGACAGGCAATGGCATTTTAATTTGTATCATCCTGTCCCAGCCAAGCCTGAATGAGCCCATGTATATCTTCCTGTCCATGTTGGCCAGTGCCGACATCTTGCTCTCCACTTCCACAGTGCCCAAAGCACTGGCCAACTTCTGGCTGGGTTCTAGACACATTTCCTTTGATGGCTGCCTCACCCAAATGTTCTTCATCCACTTCCTCTTCGTGGCTGACTCAGCAATCCTGCTGGCCATGGCCtttgaccgctatgtggccatctgcctccCACTGCGATATGCCACCATCCTCACAAGCACAGTCATTGGGAAGATCATGGCTGCCACCCTGACCCGCAGCTTCACCATCATGTTTCCGTCCGTCTTTCTACTCAAGCGCCTGCACTACTGCCGGATCAACATCATTGAACACACGTTCTGTGAGCACATGGGCATCGCCCGTCTGTCCTGTTCCGATATCTCCATCAATGTCTGGTATGGACTGGCAGCTGCTCTGCTCTCCACAGGCCTGGACATCGTCCTTATCGCTGTTTCCTACATTCACATCCTCCAAGCTGtcttccgcctcccctctcaaaACGCCCGGTCCAAGGCCCTGAGCACATGTGGCTCCCACGTCTGTGTCATCCTGCTCTTCTACATCCCTGCCCTCTTTTCTGTCTTTGCCTACAGGTTTGGTGGGAGACGCATCCCACGCTATGTCCACATCCTACTGGCCAATCTCTATGTGGTCATCCCACCTATGCTCAATCCCATTATTTACGGAGTGAGGACCAAG